The nucleotide sequence GACCAACAAGACCCTGGTGGCGCAGTACCGCGGCGCCGGGCGCCCGGAGGCGACGTTCGCGTTGGAACGCAGCCTCGATGCCGCGGCATCCGCACTCGGCCTGTCCGGCACCGAGATCCGGCGCCGCAACCTGCTGACGGCCGACGACCTGCCCTACCCTCGGCCCATCCCGTACCGCGACGGCGTGCCCATCTCCTACGACGGCGGCGACTACGCCGCGTGCCTCGACTCGGTGAGCCAGGCGTTGCCGCCCGCCGACGTCACCGCCTGTGCGAGCAGCCATCCCGACTACCGGATCGGCTACGGGGTGGCGGCGTACCTGGAAGCCACCGGACGGGGACCGCACGAGACGGCCCGGGTTCGGTTGCTGCCCACCGGCACCGTCGAGGTCACCGCCGGCGCCGCCTCCGCGGGACAGGGCCACGAAACGGTCTTCGCCCAGGTCGCCGCCGACGCGCTGGCCGTGCCCCTCGAGAGGGTGCGCTACCTGCCCGCCGACACCGACCGGCTGGCAGACGGCGTCGGCACGTTCGCCAGCCGCTCGGCGATCCTCGCCGGCTCCGCGGTGCACCAGGCGTGCGGCGAACTGGTCGACCTGGCACGCCGGCGTGCCGCCGAAGTGCTGGGCCTCGATCCGGACGCCGACGTCGTGGAGTACGGGGCCGGGCGCTTCACCGCGGGAGCCCGATCCACCGGGTGGGACGAGATCGCCGCGACCACCCGACACGGAGCCGCGGTGGACGTCTCGACGGTGTTCTGCGTGGACACCGTGACGTGGACGATGGGGGTGCACGCGGTGATCCTGGGCGTGCACCGGCGCACCGGCATCGTGAAGGTCCTGCGCTACGCGGTGTCCCACGAGGGCGGCCGCGAGATCAATCCGCGGATCGTCGAGGGGCAGATCATCGGCGGCGTCGCCCAGGGCATCGGTGGCGCGCTGTTCGAGGCGTGGCGCTACTCGCCGTCCGGCGAACCGACGTCGACCACGTTCGCCGCCTATCACCTGCCGCTGACCACCGACGTGCCCGACGTGGTCGTCGATCACCACCACGTGGACACCCCGGTGAACCCCATCGGGGTGCGCGGGGCGGGGGAGAGCGGCACCATCGCGGTGTATGCGGCCGTTGCCGCCGCGGTCGACGACGCGCTCGGCGCCGGCTGCCACGTCCGCACCACCCCCATCGATACCGGCGACCTCTGTCGTCGGCTGCGGGCCGCATCGTGAAGCCTGCACCGTTCGCCTACCACCGCCCCGACTCGGTCACCGAGGCGTTGACCGTCCTCGCCGAGGACCCGGACGCGAAGCTCCTCGCGGGCGGGCAGTCGCTGCTGACGCTGATGAACCTGCGGCTGGCGCGACCGTCGGCCGTCGTCGATCTGGGCCGGCTCGCCGAACTCGGCCGGATCTTCGACGACACCGACGACCTGGTACTCGGGGCGATGGTCACGCACCGCACCGTGGAGACCGACCCGCTGATCGCCGCGCGGGCACCGCTGCTCGCCGACGCCGCGCGCTACATCGGTCACGTCGGCATCCGCAATCGCGGCACGATCGGCGGTTCGGTGGCCCACGCCGATCCCGCGGCGGAGATGCCGCTCGCCACACTGGTTCTCGGCGCCACCTTCCACGTCGAGTCGGCGCGCACCGGCCGGCGCCGAATCGCCGCCGAGGACATGTTCGTCTCGTTCTACACGAGTGCGCTCGAGGCCGACGAGATGGTCACGTGGATCTCGGTGCCCGCAATCCGCGCCGATCAGGGCTGGGGTTTCGTCGAATATGCGCGCCAGCACGGCGATTACGGGCTGGCCGGCGCCGGCTGCCTGGTGACCCTGGGCGCCGACGGACGGATCCGCGCGGTGCGGGCGGCGGCCATGAGCGTGGCCGACCGGCCGCTGGCGTTCACCGGAGAGCAGGTGGTGGGCGAACTCCCGTCGGAGCGACTGTGGCGCGACCTCGCCCGGGGATGGGCCGAGGGCACCGAACCCGCCGCCGACGACGCCGAGTACGCGCGCGCACTGTGCGCCGACGCACTCGCCGAGGCGCTGGCCGACGCCACCCGCAGGGCCACTGGGAGGGAGGACGCCGATGACCGCTGAGACGAACGTGCCGATCTCGGTGACCGTCAACGGCCGTCTGGTGCGGCGGTCGGTGCCGCCGCGGCGGACACTGGCCGATTTCCTGCGTGACGACCTGGGGCTCACCGGAACGCACCTCGGGTGCGAACACGGTGTCTCCGGCGCCTGCACGGTGTTCGTCGACGGCCGGTCGTCACGGGCCTGCCTGATGCTCGCGGTCCAAATCGACGGCACGATCGTCGACACGGTCGAGGGTCTCGACCAGTTCGAGGAAACCGCCCGGCTGCGCCGCGCGTTCTCCGCGCGCGGCGGGCTGCAGTGCGGCTTCTGCACGCCCGGCTTCCTGGTGACCGCGGTCGAACTGCTGCGCGATCCCGATGCCGAGAAGCCGCTGACCGCCGATTCGGTGCGAGAGACGTTGTCCGGCAACATTTGTCGCTGCACCGGATACCAGGGCATCGTAGCGGCGGTGCTCGACGCCGCGAAGCCCCCGGACAGCGCGGACAGTGCCGACAGCTGAGGCGCGCATCCGCCCGGTGTGGCGGCGTGTCGCCGACCTGCTCCGCCCGGTCGGCAGCAGCAGGTGGTCGATGGCGGCGTGGTTGGCCGCCGGGCTCGGTGCCGTGCTGGTCGCGTCCGCGGCCGCCGGCCGTGGCGCGCTCGGTTCGGCGGTCGCGCTGGGTCTGGTACTCGCCGCCGTTCCCGCCCTGCCCACGGCGTGGCGACCGGGCGTCGCGATCCTGGCGATCCGGGGATCCGCCGTGCTGACCGGTGCGTTGGTGGCCATCGCCGCGGCGGCGCAGCCGGTGGCGCTGGCGGCGGTCACCGTACTCGCGGCCGTGACGGGCGCGCTGTTGCGCCGCGTCGGTCCCACGCTGGGGCTGGCCGTGGTCCTCGTCGCCGTCGACGCCCCCGCGGGGGGAGCCCCTCTGGCCGCGGTCCTGCCCTACGTCGGCGGCGTCGCGGTGGCCGCCGTCTGCTGGGCGGCGTGGTACGCGTGCGACCGCCTGCGGGGCGCCTCGTCGCACGAGGGCACCGCGACGGCAAGCGCACCGGGACGCACGGGTCGGCACGCCGTCACCGTCGGCAGCACCGTCGCGTGCGCCGTCCTGGCCGCGCACCTGCTGCCGGATGGTCTGGTGGGCGGGCACTGGCTGATCACCAGCGTGCTGCTCACCGTGCAACCGGTCGCCGCCGACACCGGAGTGCGCCTGGCGCAACGCCTCTTGGGCAATACCCTGGGCGCGGTGATCGCCGCCGCGGTCCTGGGCGCACGCCCGGCCCTGGTCGTCGTCGCCGCACTGGCCGTGGCGCTGTTCACCCTCGCCATGGCGCTGCGGCCGGTCAACTACACGTGGTGGGCCGTCACCGGCCCGCCGGTGCTCCTGGTGGTCAGCGAGTACCCGCACCTCTTCCCGTGGTACGAGGGCGGCATCCGGCTCGCCATGAACCTCGGCGGCGCAATCGTGGTGCTGCTCGTCGTGTTCGGGGTTCCGGCTCTGTGGCGGAGCATCTTTCGCCGCTCGGCGGTCGACTACCGGGAATCCTTTGCGTCGGATACTGTATACGAAATGCAACGGAGGAGGGTGTAGTGGCGACGCTGCTCGTGAAGGACATCGGCCTCCTGGTGCACGGCGACCGGACCATCACGCCGGTCCGCGACACCACGCTGCTGATCGAGGACGGGGTGATCGCCGGCATCGGCGGGCACGCCCCGGCCGACCGCGTCCTCTCGGCCGGCGGTCTCACCGTCATGCCGGGCCTGGTCGACGGGCACGTGCACCCCACGTTCGGCGAGTGGACGCCCGCGCAGGACGCCGTCGGGTGGATCCACAACTACCTGCACGGCGGAACGACGTCGATGGTCTCGGCGGGGGAGCTGCACATCCCCGGGCTCGCCTTCGACGCGCTGACGCCGGAACTCGTCCTCAGCATCGCGATCACCAGCAAGCACACCACCGGCCGCATGCGGCCCTCCGGGGTGAAGGTCGACGCCGGCACCGTGCTGCTGGTGCCGGGGATGACCGAGGAGCACTTCGACCGCGCCCACCGCGAGGGCATCGACCAGCTCAAGTTCATCTTCTACGACTGGAATCGCCTGGGCGACGGGGAGGCTCAGCGCTACGTGCGGTGGGCCCACGAACGCGGCATGACCGTCAAGCTGCATTCCGGAGGCGTGTCGCGGTCGGGGTCGAGTCGGGTCGCCGGCGCCGACGTCGTCAAGGCCGTGGTGCCCGACGTCGTCGGCCACATCTCCGGTGGACCCATCCCGCCACCCGACGCCGACATCGTCGCGATCATCGCCGATCTGCCCGACACCTACGTCGAGGTGTGCAGCTCCAACAACTACCGCGCCACCACGGTCGTGGTCGACGAACTCACCCGCCGCGGTCGGCTCGACCGGCTGACACTCGGAACCGACACCCCGGGCGGCACGGGGGTGATCCCGCGCGGCATGCTGCGCAACGTCTGCTTCCTCGCGTCGGTCTGCGGGGTCGACCCGGTGTCGGCCGTGGCGGCGGCGACCGGACAGACGGCCAAGGCGCACGGATTGCGCACCGGCGTCATCGCCGAGGGCATGCCCGCCGACCTCCTGGTCCTCGGGCCGATCACGGGGTCGACGGCCACCGACGCCCTGGAGTCCTTCGCCCTCGGCGACCTTCCCGGCATCGCCACGGTGCTCGTCGACGGCGAGCCCCTGGTCGCCACGCGCAGCGAGCAGACCCCGCCACCGAGCCGCGCGGTCACCTGGCGCGGCGCCACCCCGCGGCCGGAACCCCCGCGGCCGGCGCCGGTCCCGGTGCACGCCAGCGGCTGCTGCTGACCCACGTCCCCACCACCCGAGGAGCCATCGTGTCCACCGCCATCAGCGCCCCGAAGACGCCAAGCCCCAAGGTCGGCCCCACGACGCCCGACGTCCTGCTACGGGTCGACGGCCTCCTCGACGAGGAGGAGCGCCAGATCCGCGACACCGTACGGGCTCTGGTGAGGAGCCGCATCGCCCCCGAGATCGCCGGCTGGTACGAGGCCGGCGAGCTGCCCGCCCGTGACCTGGCCGTCGAACTCGGCAGCCTCGGTCTGCTGGGCATGCACCTTCGGGGGTACGGCTGCGCGGGTACCTCCGCGGTGGCCTACGGGCTGGCCTGCCTGGAACTGGAGGCGGGCGACTCGGGCATCCGGTCGCTGGTCAGCGTGCAGGGATCGCTGGCGATGTTCGCGCTGCACGCCTTCGGCAGCGAGGAGCAGAAGGAGCAGTGGCTGCCGCAGATGTCGGCAGGCCGTGCGATCGGCTGCTTCGGTCTCACCGAACCCGACTTCGGTTCGGATCCGGCGGGCATGCGCACGCGAGCCACGCGATCCGGGGACGACTGGATCCTCAACGGGGCCAAGATGTGGATCACCAACGGCTCGGTCGCCGACGTGGCGATCGTGTGGGCGCGGACCGACGAGGGGATCCGCGGCTTCGCGGTACCCACCGACACCCCCGGCTTCGCCGCGCATGCCATCACGTCGAAGATGTCGCTGCGCGCCTCGGTCACCAGCGAACTCGTCCTCGACGACGTGCGTCTGCCCGACAGTGCCCGGCTTCCGGGCGCCACCAGTCTGCGGGCGCCGCTGTCCTGCCTCAACGAGGCGCGGTTCGGCATCGTGTTCGGCGCGGTCGGCGCCGCCCGGGACTGCCTCGAGACCGCGCTCGCCTACGCTCGGTCACGCACCCAGTTCGACCGTCCCATCGGCGGTTTCCAGCTGACGCAGCAGAAGCTGGCCGACATGACGCTCGAGTACGGCAAGGCGCTGCTGCTGGCGTTGCACCTCGGCCGCGCCAAGGACGCCGACGGGCTGCGGCCCGAGCAGGTCAGTCTCGGCAAGCTCAACAACGTGCGCGAGGCCATCGGCATCGCCCGCACCGCCCGCACCATCCTGGGCGCCAGTGGGATCACCGGCGAGTACCCGGTCATGCGGCACGCCAACAACCTCGAGTCGGTGCTCACCTACGAGGGCACCAGCGAGATGCATACTCTGGTGATCGGGCAGGCGCTCACCGGAACCGCCGCATTCCGCTGAGGAGGCTCGCGACAGTGGCCGAACAGATCGACGAGTACTTCACCGCGACCGTCGCCGGAATGGATGCCCCGGCTGCCACCAATCCTGCCGTCTTGCAGGGTATTTCGGCGCAGCGCGTCCTCGAGGTGTTCGAGGCCCAGCTGGGCAGCAGGCACCTCGACCTGGCGGCGCGCTGGCTGCGGTCACGCGGCGCGGGCTTCTACACCATCGGATCGGCTGGCCACGAGAGCAATGCCGCGGTGGCGGCGGCGCTGCGGCCCACCGATCCCGCGCTGCTGCACTACCGTTCGGGCGGCTTCTACCTGGCGCGGGCGCGTCAGGTCGACGGTGGCGATCCGCTGCGCGACGTGCTGCTGGGCCTCGTCGCGGCCACCGCGGAGCCGATCTCGGGCGGCAGGCACAAGGTCTTCGGCCGCCATGACCTCACCGTGATCCCGCAGACGTCGACGATCGCCTCGCACCTGCCCCGCGCGCTCGGCGTGGCCTTCAGCATCGCGCGGGCCCGCAAGCTCGGCGCCCGCAGTCCGTGGCCCGACGACGCGCTGGCGGTGTGCAGCTTCGGCGACGCCTCGGCCAACCACTCCACGGCGGTCGGCGCGCTCAACGCCGCGATGCACACCGCCTACCAGGGCGTCCCCATGCCGTTGCTGTTCGTCTGCGAGGACAACGGCATTGGCATCAGCGTCCCCACTCCACGGGGATGGATCGCGCGCACCTACGGCGACCGGCCCGACCTCGCCTACTTCGCCGCCGACGGCGCAGACCCGACCGACGTCCTCGCCACCGCCGAGCGGGCGGCCGCCTACGTGCGCACCCGGCGGCGCCCGGCGTTCCTGCACCTGCGCACCGTGCGGCTGATGGGTCACGCCGGTTCGGACTTCGAGCCCGCCTACCGCACGCCGGACGAGATCACCACCGACTACGCCCGCGACCCGTTGCTGGGCACCGCACGACTCCTGATCGCCGCCGGGGTGCGGACGCCACGCGACGTCCTCGACGCCTACGAGGCCACCCGCGACGAGGTCCTCGCGATGGCGGCCGAGGTGGCCGAGTTGCCGCAGCTGGACAGCGCCCGCGCCGTCCTGGCTCCGCTGCGGGACGCACTCGACGACGCGGTGGCGGCCAGCACGGCGGCGCCGGCGGTCGAGCGCGGCACCGGATCGCCGATCACGTTGGCGCAGGCGGTGAATGGTGCGCTACGCGACGTGCTGACCGACGTGCCCGGCACCGTCGTCTTCGGTGAGGACGTCGGTCGCAAGGGCGGCGTGTACGGCGTCACGCGGGGGCTGCAGGCCACCTTCGGCCGGGCCCGTGTGTTCGACACGCTGCTCGACGAGCAGTCGATCCTCGGGCTGGCGCTCGGTGGTGCGGTGTCGGGTCTGCTGCCGATCCCCGAGATCCAGTACCTCGCCTACCTGCACAACGCTGCCGACCAGATCCGCGGCGAGGGCGCGACCCTGCAGTTCTTCTCCAACCGGCAGTACCGCAACCCCATGGTGGTGCGCATCGCGGGCTACGGCTACCAGAAGGGGTTCGGCGGGCACTTCCACAACGACAACTCGATCACCGCCATCCGGGACATCCCCGGCCTGGTGATCGCCTCGCCCTCGCGCGCCGACGACGCCGCGGCGATGCTGCGGGCCTGCGTCATCGCCGCCCGGTCGGCCGGTGTGGTGTGCGTGTTCCTCGAACCGATCGCGCTGTACCACACCAAGGATCTGTACGCCGACGGCGACGACGGGTGGCTGGCCGTCGATACCGGCGCCGTGACGCCGCTCGGGCGGGCGCGCACCTACGGCGACGGGCGCGACCTGACGATCCTGACGTTCGGCAACGGCGTCCCGATGAGCCTGCGGGTCACCCGCCGGCTCGCCGACCTCGGCATCGGCACCCGGGTCGTCGACCTCCGCTGGCTCGCACCGCTTCCGGTCGACGACGTGCTGGCCGAGGCTGCGGCGACCGGACGGGTCCTGGTGGTCGACGAGACGCGGCGCAGTGGCGGCGTCAGCGAGGGCGTGCTCAGTGCGCTGATCGACCACGGGTACACCGGCGCGATGACGCGGGCGGCGAGCCACGACGGCTTCATTCCACTCGGCGATGCGGCCCTGCACGTGCTGCTCTCCGAGGACGCCGTGTACGACGCCGCACTCGAGCTGGTCCGCGGGTCCTAGCCGTCATCGGCTGAGAGATCAGCGCTTGTTCACGTAGCCGGCGTCGAGGGGCAGCGTCACGCCGGTGACGTAGCGGGCGGCGTCGGAGACCAGCCACAGCACCGCGTTCGCCACGTCCTCGGCGTCGAGCGTCTGCACCGGAAGGGCGTTCGTCATGCTCGGGCCGCCGACCTGCTGCTGGGCCATGCCCTCGAGCCAGCTGCGGGTGAAGTCGTTGTCGATCATCGGAGTGTCCACCCCCGCCGGATGGATCGAGTTGACCCGGATGCTGAACGACGCCAGGTGATTCGCGTACACGCGCATCAGGCCGACGATGCCGTGCTTGGCCGCCGCGTAGGCCACCGAGCCCGCCACCGGGGACGCCAGCCCCACCAGGCCGGCCACCGAACTGGTCAGCACGATCGATCCGCCGTTGCCCGCCTTGATCATCGGCCGCATCGCGACGTCGACGGTGTGGTACACCCCGGTCAGGTTGACGTCGAGAACGTCACCCCAGGCGTCCTGACCGTCCATCGGGGCGATCCCGGCGTTGGCCACCACGATGTCCAGCCGCCCGCCGAGCCGCTCCACGCCGTCACGCAACGCGGTCTTGAGTGCCGCACGGTCGCGAACGTCGGCTTGGGTGGCCACGATTCGCGCCCCGGTGTCCTCGACCAGCTTCACCGTGGCGCCGAGGTCGTCGCGGGTCGCCAAC is from Mycolicibacterium grossiae and encodes:
- a CDS encoding xanthine dehydrogenase family protein molybdopterin-binding subunit is translated as MSDTTGGFIGSSVGRREDERLLGGRAGFLADHAAGARHVVFVRSTEAAAHITGIDTTAAAAMPGVYGVYTAADLGLTGVAFPALTTPDPDFSAATSLRLVEQRLPILATERVHYVGQPILAVVADDRYLAEDAAEAVEIGYDPIPPVVDAQSALDPASPVVFPHLHGNEAASLEYSFGDPDAAVAAAAVVVADTYRMERHGAVPLECRGVLATFDTGRRRVEVLTSTQVPHMVRNAICAVTGWTREDVKVAVPDVGGGFGTKANVYGEEVVLAVLARRTGLRVIWVEDRQEHLVASAQGRDQVHHARLAVDARGRITAWADDFVVDIGAGSLWVAGIVANTAVHLMGPYRIPAMHVRGRAALTNKTLVAQYRGAGRPEATFALERSLDAAASALGLSGTEIRRRNLLTADDLPYPRPIPYRDGVPISYDGGDYAACLDSVSQALPPADVTACASSHPDYRIGYGVAAYLEATGRGPHETARVRLLPTGTVEVTAGAASAGQGHETVFAQVAADALAVPLERVRYLPADTDRLADGVGTFASRSAILAGSAVHQACGELVDLARRRAAEVLGLDPDADVVEYGAGRFTAGARSTGWDEIAATTRHGAAVDVSTVFCVDTVTWTMGVHAVILGVHRRTGIVKVLRYAVSHEGGREINPRIVEGQIIGGVAQGIGGALFEAWRYSPSGEPTSTTFAAYHLPLTTDVPDVVVDHHHVDTPVNPIGVRGAGESGTIAVYAAVAAAVDDALGAGCHVRTTPIDTGDLCRRLRAAS
- a CDS encoding FAD binding domain-containing protein: MKPAPFAYHRPDSVTEALTVLAEDPDAKLLAGGQSLLTLMNLRLARPSAVVDLGRLAELGRIFDDTDDLVLGAMVTHRTVETDPLIAARAPLLADAARYIGHVGIRNRGTIGGSVAHADPAAEMPLATLVLGATFHVESARTGRRRIAAEDMFVSFYTSALEADEMVTWISVPAIRADQGWGFVEYARQHGDYGLAGAGCLVTLGADGRIRAVRAAAMSVADRPLAFTGEQVVGELPSERLWRDLARGWAEGTEPAADDAEYARALCADALAEALADATRRATGREDADDR
- a CDS encoding (2Fe-2S)-binding protein gives rise to the protein MTAETNVPISVTVNGRLVRRSVPPRRTLADFLRDDLGLTGTHLGCEHGVSGACTVFVDGRSSRACLMLAVQIDGTIVDTVEGLDQFEETARLRRAFSARGGLQCGFCTPGFLVTAVELLRDPDAEKPLTADSVRETLSGNICRCTGYQGIVAAVLDAAKPPDSADSADS
- a CDS encoding FUSC family protein, with the translated sequence MPTAEARIRPVWRRVADLLRPVGSSRWSMAAWLAAGLGAVLVASAAAGRGALGSAVALGLVLAAVPALPTAWRPGVAILAIRGSAVLTGALVAIAAAAQPVALAAVTVLAAVTGALLRRVGPTLGLAVVLVAVDAPAGGAPLAAVLPYVGGVAVAAVCWAAWYACDRLRGASSHEGTATASAPGRTGRHAVTVGSTVACAVLAAHLLPDGLVGGHWLITSVLLTVQPVAADTGVRLAQRLLGNTLGAVIAAAVLGARPALVVVAALAVALFTLAMALRPVNYTWWAVTGPPVLLVVSEYPHLFPWYEGGIRLAMNLGGAIVVLLVVFGVPALWRSIFRRSAVDYRESFASDTVYEMQRRRV
- a CDS encoding amidohydrolase family protein, with the translated sequence MATLLVKDIGLLVHGDRTITPVRDTTLLIEDGVIAGIGGHAPADRVLSAGGLTVMPGLVDGHVHPTFGEWTPAQDAVGWIHNYLHGGTTSMVSAGELHIPGLAFDALTPELVLSIAITSKHTTGRMRPSGVKVDAGTVLLVPGMTEEHFDRAHREGIDQLKFIFYDWNRLGDGEAQRYVRWAHERGMTVKLHSGGVSRSGSSRVAGADVVKAVVPDVVGHISGGPIPPPDADIVAIIADLPDTYVEVCSSNNYRATTVVVDELTRRGRLDRLTLGTDTPGGTGVIPRGMLRNVCFLASVCGVDPVSAVAAATGQTAKAHGLRTGVIAEGMPADLLVLGPITGSTATDALESFALGDLPGIATVLVDGEPLVATRSEQTPPPSRAVTWRGATPRPEPPRPAPVPVHASGCC
- a CDS encoding acyl-CoA dehydrogenase family protein — its product is MLRVDGLLDEEERQIRDTVRALVRSRIAPEIAGWYEAGELPARDLAVELGSLGLLGMHLRGYGCAGTSAVAYGLACLELEAGDSGIRSLVSVQGSLAMFALHAFGSEEQKEQWLPQMSAGRAIGCFGLTEPDFGSDPAGMRTRATRSGDDWILNGAKMWITNGSVADVAIVWARTDEGIRGFAVPTDTPGFAAHAITSKMSLRASVTSELVLDDVRLPDSARLPGATSLRAPLSCLNEARFGIVFGAVGAARDCLETALAYARSRTQFDRPIGGFQLTQQKLADMTLEYGKALLLALHLGRAKDADGLRPEQVSLGKLNNVREAIGIARTARTILGASGITGEYPVMRHANNLESVLTYEGTSEMHTLVIGQALTGTAAFR
- a CDS encoding thiamine pyrophosphate-dependent enzyme: MAEQIDEYFTATVAGMDAPAATNPAVLQGISAQRVLEVFEAQLGSRHLDLAARWLRSRGAGFYTIGSAGHESNAAVAAALRPTDPALLHYRSGGFYLARARQVDGGDPLRDVLLGLVAATAEPISGGRHKVFGRHDLTVIPQTSTIASHLPRALGVAFSIARARKLGARSPWPDDALAVCSFGDASANHSTAVGALNAAMHTAYQGVPMPLLFVCEDNGIGISVPTPRGWIARTYGDRPDLAYFAADGADPTDVLATAERAAAYVRTRRRPAFLHLRTVRLMGHAGSDFEPAYRTPDEITTDYARDPLLGTARLLIAAGVRTPRDVLDAYEATRDEVLAMAAEVAELPQLDSARAVLAPLRDALDDAVAASTAAPAVERGTGSPITLAQAVNGALRDVLTDVPGTVVFGEDVGRKGGVYGVTRGLQATFGRARVFDTLLDEQSILGLALGGAVSGLLPIPEIQYLAYLHNAADQIRGEGATLQFFSNRQYRNPMVVRIAGYGYQKGFGGHFHNDNSITAIRDIPGLVIASPSRADDAAAMLRACVIAARSAGVVCVFLEPIALYHTKDLYADGDDGWLAVDTGAVTPLGRARTYGDGRDLTILTFGNGVPMSLRVTRRLADLGIGTRVVDLRWLAPLPVDDVLAEAAATGRVLVVDETRRSGGVSEGVLSALIDHGYTGAMTRAASHDGFIPLGDAALHVLLSEDAVYDAALELVRGS
- a CDS encoding mycofactocin-coupled SDR family oxidoreductase; this translates as MTDGRDAPRRGCLAGKVAFITGAARGQGRAHAVKLASEGADVIAVDLCEQIASVPYPLATRDDLGATVKLVEDTGARIVATQADVRDRAALKTALRDGVERLGGRLDIVVANAGIAPMDGQDAWGDVLDVNLTGVYHTVDVAMRPMIKAGNGGSIVLTSSVAGLVGLASPVAGSVAYAAAKHGIVGLMRVYANHLASFSIRVNSIHPAGVDTPMIDNDFTRSWLEGMAQQQVGGPSMTNALPVQTLDAEDVANAVLWLVSDAARYVTGVTLPLDAGYVNKR